From a region of the Dunckerocampus dactyliophorus isolate RoL2022-P2 chromosome 20, RoL_Ddac_1.1, whole genome shotgun sequence genome:
- the LOC129172805 gene encoding C3a anaphylatoxin chemotactic receptor-like, with the protein MYPDNATSMPLFNSSQNDPLAKAGGAKMDTLSIIFYTLIILLGIPGNSIVIWVAGFKLKPNVLNVWLVNLAIADHIFCTTRIFSLVKKLLLDDWPFGVFICKFNGFFKYANMFCSVFLLAVISVDRAVCVWRPVFTRRYRTVWAAKVVAVCVWAAAVLFSAPYFFYRQKCSVKDVQDKHTKMVLYFIRFVCGFLVPFLVIFCCYILAGVGIRRTQFSGKSRPLRIAALLVVAFFLCWAPYHGLMLLRMVDSSSHVVKVCLSTAKGMAYFNSCVNPLLYFFVGLKLRGRSRQSLEGVYRSALADDVASQTKEDSLEGGALAEC; encoded by the exons ATGTATCCTGATAACGCTACATCCATGCCGCTCTTCAACTCCTCCCAGAATGACCCTCTGGCGAAGGCTGGCGGCGCCAAAATGGACACGCTGTCCATCATTTTCTACACACTCATCATCCTGCTGGGCATCCCGGGAAATTCCATCGTGATCTGGGTGGCAGGCTTCAAGCTCAAG CCAAACGTCCTCAACGTGTGGTTGGTCAATCTGGCCATCGCAGACCATATCTTCTGCACGACCCGAATCTTTTCCCTGGTGAAGAAGCTCTTACTGGACGACTGGCCCTTCGGCGTCTTCATCTGCAAGTTCAACGGCTTCTTCAAGTACGCTAACATGTTTTGCTCCGTCTTCCTACTGGCGGTGATCAGCGTGGACCGAGCGGTCTGCGTCTGGCGGCCGGTCTTTACCAGGCGCTACCGCACCGTGTGGGCCGCCAAGGTGGTggccgtgtgcgtgtgggcggCTGCCGTCCTCTTCAGCGCACCGTACTTCTTCTACCGCCAGAAGTGCTCGGTGAAGGACGTGCAGGACAAACACACCAAAATGGTGCTCTACTTCATCCGCTTCGTGTGCGGCTTCCTGGTGCCCTTCCTGGTCATCTTCTGCTGTTACATCTTGGCCGGGGTGGGCATCCGGCGCACCCAGTTCTCAGGGAAGTCCCGCCCCCTGCGCATAGCGGCCCTGCTGGTCGTCGCGTTCTTCCTGTGCTGGGCGCCGTACCACGGCCTAATGCTGCTCAGGATGGTGGACAGCTCCAGTCATGTGGTGAAGGTCTGTCTCTCCACGGCGAAGGGCATGGCCTACTTCAACAGCTGCGTCAACCCGCTCCTCTACTTCTTTGTGGGGCTGAAGTTGAGAGGGCGGTCCAGGCAGTCCCTGGAGGGGGTGTACAGGAGCGCGCTGGCCGACGACGTAGCGAGCCAAACCAAAGAAGACTCATTGGAGGGAGGGGCCTTGGCTGAATGCTAA